From a single Agrobacterium tumefaciens genomic region:
- a CDS encoding M15 family metallopeptidase produces the protein MGYVLSQRSLARLDGVHPDLVRVVKRAIQITDIDFVVTEGVRTLAKQKEMVATGASKTMNSRHLKAANGYSHAVDLAALVGGSVVWDWPLYAKLAKAMKQAAKELGIPLEWGGDWKSFKDGPHFQLPWKQYPSAGPVAGKKYIAETETQAKSKALAILGGGISTAVPVGQEPLTKAVEVVSAQQGELSSGEWARMAIAVFIVGISVYLAWRKL, from the coding sequence ATGGGTTACGTGCTTTCCCAACGCAGCCTTGCGCGCCTTGACGGCGTGCATCCTGACCTCGTGCGCGTTGTGAAGCGCGCCATTCAGATCACCGACATTGATTTCGTGGTGACGGAAGGCGTGCGGACGCTGGCAAAACAAAAGGAAATGGTGGCGACGGGCGCTTCCAAGACGATGAACAGCCGCCATTTGAAGGCCGCGAACGGTTACAGTCATGCGGTCGATCTGGCCGCGCTGGTCGGCGGTAGCGTGGTTTGGGACTGGCCGCTTTATGCCAAGCTCGCCAAGGCCATGAAACAGGCGGCAAAGGAACTTGGCATTCCGCTGGAATGGGGTGGTGACTGGAAGTCCTTCAAGGATGGCCCGCACTTCCAGTTGCCGTGGAAACAATACCCTTCTGCTGGGCCGGTCGCTGGCAAGAAATATATCGCTGAAACCGAGACGCAGGCCAAGTCCAAGGCGCTGGCGATCTTGGGCGGTGGCATCAGCACCGCCGTTCCGGTCGGACAGGAGCCTTTGACGAAGGCTGTTGAGGTTGTCTCGGCGCAGCAGGGCGAGCTTTCCTCAGGGGAATGGGCGCGAATGGCAATCGCCGTCTTCATCGTCGGTATCTCCGTCTATCTGGCGTGGCGGAAACTCTGA
- a CDS encoding phage late control D family protein, which yields MKPRVEVSIDGVPVAGHFYERLLSLTVTDEEGMKSDTVDIELNDGPPNFLAIPRKGAIISVKMGFGDDLVLKGVFTADKVNVDCLPYKMSISGRAADLRSGKLKERQERSWDKTKLGDILSQIANESGLSPAVDEDLADFQYEWLAQQDESNINFLRRLAERHNGLFAVKQKRLIFTRLGSGLSASGAPLGSIILTPEKIKVGSLKVEINDRTKYSKVVAYYQDSDKAERVEIDADADADGDSVYRLPEPYASPAEADKAARAKAKELQRGEGSVSVTVIGDAGIDAGLPLLFANVRPGVDGVPYIIKTAKTAYMKTGGLEVAVSGRLYDGKSATEKSAGTENGGANATSDASKATGKVAPNSAPGTPATPSSFLTPRRFGRTDEN from the coding sequence ATGAAACCGCGCGTGGAAGTGAGTATCGACGGCGTGCCGGTGGCAGGCCATTTCTATGAGCGTTTGCTCTCCCTGACCGTCACTGACGAAGAGGGCATGAAATCCGACACGGTGGATATTGAACTGAATGACGGCCCGCCGAACTTTCTTGCGATCCCGCGTAAGGGTGCAATCATTTCGGTCAAGATGGGTTTCGGTGATGATCTCGTGCTGAAAGGCGTCTTCACTGCGGACAAAGTCAATGTCGATTGCCTGCCTTATAAAATGTCGATCTCTGGCAGGGCTGCGGACCTTCGCAGCGGAAAGCTGAAAGAGCGGCAGGAAAGGTCATGGGATAAAACGAAGCTAGGCGATATCCTGTCACAGATCGCCAACGAAAGCGGGTTAAGCCCCGCCGTTGATGAAGACCTTGCGGACTTCCAATATGAATGGCTGGCGCAGCAGGACGAAAGCAATATCAATTTCCTGCGGCGGCTTGCGGAACGGCATAACGGTCTTTTCGCCGTCAAGCAAAAGCGCCTGATTTTCACCCGGCTCGGCTCCGGTCTTTCTGCGTCGGGTGCGCCGCTCGGCTCGATCATCCTGACGCCCGAGAAAATCAAGGTCGGAAGCCTGAAAGTCGAAATCAACGACCGTACGAAATACAGCAAGGTCGTGGCGTACTATCAGGATTCCGACAAGGCCGAACGGGTGGAAATCGACGCCGATGCGGACGCAGACGGCGATAGCGTTTATCGTTTGCCGGAACCCTATGCATCGCCCGCCGAAGCCGACAAGGCCGCGCGGGCCAAGGCCAAGGAATTGCAGCGCGGCGAAGGCTCGGTTTCTGTCACCGTTATTGGCGATGCGGGGATTGATGCAGGCTTGCCCTTGTTGTTCGCCAATGTCCGCCCCGGCGTGGACGGTGTGCCTTACATCATCAAGACGGCGAAAACGGCCTACATGAAAACCGGCGGTCTTGAAGTGGCGGTTTCGGGCAGGCTCTACGATGGCAAATCCGCAACCGAAAAATCGGCCGGAACGGAAAACGGCGGTGCCAATGCCACTTCGGACGCCTCGAAAGCAACCGGCAAGGTTGCCCCCAACAGTGCGCCCGGAACTCCGGCCACGCCTTCCTCTTTCCTGACGCCGCGCCGCTTCGGGCGGACGGACGAGAACTAA
- a CDS encoding tail protein X — MATIYTTRQGETVDLACLAFYGRTAKVVEAVIDANPGLAALGPVLPLGTKITMPDIPATSTAKPLTSLWD; from the coding sequence ATGGCGACAATTTACACCACACGGCAGGGCGAGACTGTTGATCTCGCCTGCCTCGCTTTCTATGGGCGCACGGCCAAAGTGGTCGAAGCCGTTATTGATGCCAATCCGGGTCTTGCCGCGCTCGGGCCTGTTCTTCCTCTCGGCACGAAAATCACCATGCCGGACATACCCGCCACCAGCACGGCCAAGCCGTTGACCAGCCTTTGGGACTGA
- a CDS encoding phage tail protein codes for MAGHTSMMLGGFAFEGLGFGYQGVKRKVNTPWVDMPVGQTLNQQQWTGPTSDEVTISGVLFPEEFGGQSQLDGIIAASMAGTEMMLVTGDAAQGVIQGMFTVQSVEEDRSYINRRGEAGRNAYSITLKRSGSGTLPSAGGLVDRAASFLSELFR; via the coding sequence ATGGCTGGTCACACATCAATGATGCTCGGAGGCTTCGCCTTCGAGGGTTTGGGTTTTGGATATCAGGGCGTCAAGCGCAAGGTGAACACCCCTTGGGTGGATATGCCTGTCGGCCAAACCCTTAACCAGCAGCAATGGACCGGCCCGACTTCCGACGAAGTGACAATTTCGGGTGTTCTTTTTCCCGAAGAGTTTGGCGGGCAATCGCAGCTTGACGGTATCATTGCCGCATCCATGGCGGGAACGGAGATGATGCTTGTGACCGGTGATGCGGCGCAGGGTGTCATCCAAGGTATGTTTACGGTGCAGTCCGTGGAAGAGGACCGCAGCTACATTAACCGCCGTGGCGAGGCCGGGCGTAACGCCTATTCCATCACGCTCAAGCGCTCTGGCTCCGGCACATTGCCAAGTGCGGGCGGTCTTGTGGATCGGGCTGCATCCTTCCTGTCTGAACTGTTCCGGTGA
- a CDS encoding phage tail tape measure protein, with protein MARPKAPCIFQHLQGVPENHERMTMAVQQSTLRVSLLDDVSARAKHITRSLDGLRAQSVSAFAPMRGLIGQAVALGAGYFGVTRGFEATAGAAISFESAFADVKKVVEANDEQFENMRRSIRRMSGEIPLAANDIAALFAAAGESGIATEDLQSFAEMAARVGIAFDLGAGEAGESLAKLKTQLGLTVAETGDMADAINHLSNNMASKAKDVTEFMLRVGSFGEMGGFAKEELAAMGSAMISAGSDASTAGTAMLNVIRRLTKGEFAQKSQRDAAKALGLHLPSIAKDMQKDAKGTMRKVLTAIAKAPKDKQVSLLSEFFGDEARAFMPLVGNIKLLDQALDSVADRTKYAGSAFNEYIQRASTTQNVLDLLGNKISNVFEEIGDSMLPTIREGAQGIGEVLDTLGNRVTIFDQITNFTKGFAQGFGYTGGMKEFMNDLGDLLLGPVDPNAADRIGAIFMRAKEWGASIRELNDAIKDNPIAKFFAEMSGYGFQLFAWGMGISMLAGTIRKLAAALFVLSGASTLLGALKVAGGIAAIVGGSTPAAAAGTGAATAATAAAVGGAAGGWSSILLGLARMGVYGAAAGGAYELGKAAYSGNTPYSQGKALLPGVEDALHAIGSFFSSLPTDPAPPSVSTQFALDAARAARANGFGGSTENLPGKTADDLGIKSVRIDAASLSEMTRPTATQDVRIVNPQPPNVTVYATATITGIADSKEAIAAAATDLGSQIAAGTEGLFSD; from the coding sequence ATGGCCCGCCCGAAAGCTCCTTGCATATTTCAACACCTGCAAGGAGTACCGGAAAATCATGAGAGAATGACCATGGCTGTCCAGCAAAGCACTCTTCGCGTCTCCCTCCTTGATGATGTGTCTGCCCGCGCGAAGCACATCACGCGGTCGCTGGACGGCCTGCGGGCGCAATCTGTTTCTGCCTTCGCCCCCATGCGCGGTTTGATCGGGCAGGCCGTGGCGCTCGGCGCTGGTTACTTCGGCGTCACGCGTGGCTTCGAGGCGACGGCGGGCGCAGCCATCAGTTTCGAGTCTGCATTTGCAGACGTGAAAAAGGTGGTCGAAGCCAATGACGAACAGTTTGAAAACATGCGCCGCAGCATCCGGCGCATGTCCGGCGAAATCCCGCTCGCCGCAAATGACATTGCCGCGCTGTTCGCTGCCGCAGGTGAAAGCGGTATCGCGACCGAAGACTTGCAAAGTTTCGCGGAAATGGCGGCGCGCGTCGGCATCGCCTTCGATCTCGGCGCAGGTGAGGCAGGCGAAAGCCTTGCCAAGCTGAAAACGCAGCTTGGTTTGACGGTCGCGGAAACCGGCGACATGGCCGATGCCATCAACCATCTGTCGAACAACATGGCGTCCAAGGCCAAGGACGTGACCGAGTTCATGTTGCGGGTCGGCTCCTTCGGTGAAATGGGCGGCTTCGCAAAAGAAGAACTTGCGGCCATGGGTAGCGCCATGATCTCCGCCGGTTCGGATGCCAGCACGGCGGGAACCGCCATGTTGAACGTCATCCGTAGACTGACGAAAGGCGAGTTTGCCCAAAAGTCGCAACGGGACGCGGCCAAGGCGCTAGGGCTGCATCTGCCCTCCATCGCCAAGGATATGCAGAAAGACGCGAAAGGCACCATGCGCAAGGTGCTGACGGCGATTGCGAAAGCGCCGAAGGATAAGCAGGTTTCCTTGCTGTCCGAATTCTTCGGCGACGAAGCCCGCGCCTTCATGCCGCTGGTTGGCAATATCAAGCTCTTGGATCAAGCGCTGGACAGCGTGGCCGACCGCACGAAATACGCAGGCTCGGCATTCAATGAGTACATCCAGCGCGCCAGCACCACGCAAAACGTTCTGGACCTGCTTGGGAACAAGATTTCCAATGTCTTCGAGGAAATCGGCGACAGCATGTTGCCGACCATCCGCGAGGGCGCGCAGGGCATCGGTGAGGTGCTGGACACGCTCGGCAACCGCGTGACGATCTTCGACCAGATCACGAATTTCACGAAGGGATTTGCGCAGGGCTTCGGTTATACCGGCGGCATGAAGGAGTTCATGAACGATCTCGGCGACCTGTTGCTTGGTCCTGTCGATCCGAACGCCGCCGACCGCATTGGTGCAATCTTCATGCGGGCGAAGGAGTGGGGCGCATCCATCCGCGAATTGAACGATGCGATAAAGGATAACCCTATCGCCAAGTTTTTTGCGGAAATGTCTGGTTATGGCTTCCAGCTTTTTGCGTGGGGCATGGGTATTTCCATGTTGGCTGGCACCATTCGAAAGTTGGCGGCGGCGCTGTTTGTGTTGTCTGGAGCAAGCACATTGCTCGGGGCGCTTAAAGTCGCGGGGGGAATTGCTGCTATTGTTGGCGGTAGTACGCCCGCTGCTGCTGCCGGAACTGGGGCGGCAACAGCAGCTACTGCCGCGGCTGTGGGCGGCGCTGCCGGTGGATGGTCTTCCATCCTCTTGGGGCTTGCTCGCATGGGGGTGTATGGTGCTGCCGCTGGCGGGGCCTACGAATTGGGCAAAGCAGCCTATTCCGGCAACACACCCTACAGCCAAGGAAAAGCACTGTTGCCGGGTGTCGAAGATGCTCTCCACGCTATAGGCAGCTTCTTCTCATCCCTGCCCACCGATCCAGCGCCGCCCTCAGTTTCGACACAATTTGCGTTGGATGCGGCGAGGGCTGCGCGCGCGAACGGTTTTGGCGGCAGCACGGAAAACTTGCCCGGAAAAACTGCCGATGATCTTGGTATCAAGTCCGTGAGGATCGATGCCGCCTCGCTATCTGAAATGACGAGGCCAACTGCCACGCAGGATGTGCGTATTGTCAACCCGCAGCCGCCGAACGTAACGGTATATGCGACCGCCACCATAACCGGTATTGCCGACTCCAAGGAGGCAATAGCGGCGGCGGCTACCGATCTCGGCAGCCAGATTGCCGCAGGTACGGAAGGGTTGTTTAGCGATTAA
- a CDS encoding phage tail assembly protein produces MDSVNVPLAKPVEHDGKTYSELTFREPEVGDLLLADSSSPGIGQMVTLLALISDVPLPAFKKIKGNDFKIIVAKTKPLLGNDPTNTTGG; encoded by the coding sequence ATGGATTCCGTAAATGTACCGCTTGCCAAGCCGGTGGAGCATGATGGCAAGACCTATTCCGAACTGACGTTCCGTGAACCGGAAGTCGGCGACCTCCTGTTGGCGGATAGCTCTTCTCCTGGCATCGGCCAGATGGTCACGCTGCTGGCCCTCATTTCCGATGTTCCGCTGCCTGCCTTCAAAAAGATCAAGGGCAACGACTTTAAAATCATCGTCGCCAAGACAAAACCACTCTTGGGAAACGACCCGACGAACACGACTGGCGGCTAG
- a CDS encoding phage major tail tube protein yields the protein MAQKTLPAYILRNCMLWADRQSKLGQIGDITPPVPEAVREDVRNAGMIKARKVHLGYNALEFSFKMPGMDPQILKLHGIKIGTETPFMITGALVDEDGTTHSAVMTIRGRVFKPDAGTWKPGELSENDYGVDVNYYKLEIDGEEIYEMDDFDFKVGGVSQFGDIRNALLL from the coding sequence ATGGCGCAAAAAACTCTCCCGGCCTACATCCTGCGGAACTGCATGCTGTGGGCCGACCGTCAAAGCAAGCTCGGGCAGATCGGCGATATCACACCGCCGGTTCCCGAAGCCGTCCGCGAGGATGTCCGCAATGCCGGGATGATCAAGGCCCGCAAGGTCCATCTCGGTTACAACGCGCTGGAATTCAGCTTCAAGATGCCGGGCATGGACCCGCAGATTTTGAAGCTGCACGGTATCAAGATCGGTACGGAAACGCCCTTCATGATTACCGGCGCACTGGTGGACGAGGACGGCACCACGCATAGCGCGGTGATGACCATTCGCGGCAGGGTCTTCAAACCCGATGCCGGCACGTGGAAGCCGGGCGAGCTTTCCGAAAACGACTACGGCGTGGACGTGAACTATTACAAGCTCGAAATCGACGGCGAAGAAATCTACGAGATGGACGATTTCGATTTCAAAGTCGGCGGCGTCTCGCAGTTCGGCGATATCCGCAACGCCTTGCTGCTGTAG
- a CDS encoding phage tail sheath subtilisin-like domain-containing protein codes for MVDLSYHHGVKLVESADTPAIAGVTRSGITFVNGIAPDADPAAFPLDYPTMVRSLTAAAALGAAGTLLQDLTTIFDEGGSWCIVNRVPDSADPATLQNNLIGDPVARTGIYSALRAKALTGYQPRVIITAGDTGAWIEDGVVSVSLTSQGDNLTEAPVVTATGGGNDPGKVLPTLEAVMGTGADADKVVSVKVVTPGKKMSQAPALTFTGGGADAGKVLPTATANVGDVANPFVSALNAITPKIRARAYISGPNTTDAEAVRFRQTVNGGRILIIDPKVIKNVNGVPVTKPVAAVFAGVRARVVASSEGFSGSVSNKIIRTIDGVARTISYPDDSNYLNENQVATIINERGGFRTWGSRLAIDDPLWQFDSVRATADMVNEALEDLYFLHVDRKTRKGNFKMLIEDGNAAMRVFTNNEDILGGSVWLSSQNDPTLMVNGKTLLGVEFEPVGLMEQIHITTHRNPIVRYQLLIDEVNGAIEIGALSVAA; via the coding sequence ATGGTTGACCTGTCCTATCATCATGGCGTCAAGCTTGTAGAAAGCGCCGACACCCCAGCAATCGCAGGCGTGACCCGCAGCGGAATTACCTTCGTCAACGGCATCGCACCAGACGCGGACCCTGCCGCCTTTCCTCTCGATTATCCGACCATGGTTCGGTCGTTGACGGCGGCGGCGGCGCTCGGCGCAGCGGGAACCCTGCTGCAAGACCTTACCACTATTTTCGATGAAGGCGGCTCTTGGTGCATCGTCAACCGTGTCCCCGACAGCGCCGACCCGGCAACGCTGCAAAACAACCTCATCGGCGATCCCGTGGCCCGGACTGGCATCTATTCCGCACTCCGCGCCAAGGCCCTGACCGGCTATCAGCCGCGTGTCATCATCACTGCCGGAGATACCGGCGCGTGGATTGAAGACGGCGTTGTTTCGGTATCGCTGACTTCGCAGGGCGACAACCTGACGGAAGCGCCGGTCGTAACCGCGACGGGCGGCGGCAATGATCCCGGCAAGGTGTTGCCGACGCTGGAAGCCGTGATGGGGACCGGGGCTGACGCCGACAAGGTTGTTTCGGTCAAGGTCGTTACGCCCGGCAAGAAAATGTCGCAAGCGCCTGCCCTGACCTTCACGGGCGGCGGGGCGGATGCTGGCAAGGTGCTGCCGACCGCCACCGCCAATGTCGGTGACGTGGCGAACCCCTTCGTTTCGGCGCTGAATGCCATCACCCCGAAAATCCGCGCGCGCGCCTATATCTCCGGGCCGAACACGACCGACGCCGAAGCCGTGCGCTTCCGTCAGACGGTTAACGGCGGGCGCATCCTCATCATCGACCCGAAGGTGATCAAGAACGTCAACGGCGTGCCAGTGACCAAGCCTGTTGCCGCCGTCTTCGCTGGCGTCCGCGCACGTGTCGTCGCATCGTCGGAAGGTTTCTCCGGTTCGGTGTCGAACAAGATCATTCGTACCATCGACGGCGTGGCGCGGACGATCTCCTATCCCGATGACAGCAACTACCTGAACGAAAATCAGGTCGCCACGATCATCAATGAGCGCGGCGGTTTCAGGACGTGGGGTAGCCGTCTCGCAATTGATGATCCGCTGTGGCAGTTCGACAGCGTGCGCGCCACCGCCGATATGGTCAATGAAGCCCTTGAAGACCTCTATTTCTTGCATGTGGATCGCAAGACTCGGAAGGGCAATTTCAAAATGCTCATCGAAGACGGTAACGCGGCTATGCGTGTCTTCACGAACAACGAAGACATTCTCGGCGGTAGCGTCTGGCTGTCGTCCCAGAATGATCCGACGCTTATGGTCAACGGCAAGACCCTGCTGGGTGTGGAGTTCGAGCCGGTCGGTCTGATGGAGCAAATCCACATCACTACCCATCGCAATCCAATCGTCCGGTATCAGTTGCTGATTGACGAGGTGAACGGGGCAATCGAAATCGGCGCGCTCTCGGTCGCCGCGTAA